The following coding sequences are from one Treponema bryantii window:
- the lspA gene encoding signal peptidase II — MNKELKSKLLPISLAVLVVILDQVTKILVMKNIPLYTIGAQFFGDFLRIIHVANTGVAFSVGATWSDTLRRLLFSLIPLIVIGIVVGIYFKNNTWTKVQRWAIMGIVGGGLGNLIDRFFRAEGVVDFIDVKFYGLFGLERWPTFNVADAAVVVCGIILIVSFIITYIKESKEQKSQESENK; from the coding sequence ATGAATAAAGAATTAAAATCAAAACTGCTGCCAATTTCACTTGCAGTTCTAGTAGTTATCCTTGATCAGGTTACAAAAATCCTTGTAATGAAAAATATTCCGCTTTATACAATAGGCGCACAGTTTTTTGGAGATTTTCTGAGAATCATTCACGTAGCAAATACAGGAGTTGCGTTTAGTGTAGGTGCAACCTGGTCTGATACTTTGCGCCGTTTACTGTTTTCTCTTATTCCTCTTATCGTAATTGGTATTGTTGTTGGAATTTACTTTAAGAATAATACCTGGACTAAGGTTCAGCGCTGGGCAATTATGGGTATTGTCGGTGGAGGTCTTGGAAATCTTATTGACCGCTTTTTCCGTGCCGAAGGTGTTGTAGACTTTATCGATGTTAAATTCTATGGACTTTTTGGTCTTGAACGATGGCCAACCTTTAATGTTGCAGACGCAGCAGTTGTTGTCTGTGGTATTATTCTGATTGTTTCATTTATCATTACTTATATAAAAGAATCTAAAGAACAGAAATCTCAGGAATCTGAGAATAAATAA
- a CDS encoding 5'-methylthioadenosine/adenosylhomocysteine nucleosidase — translation MIGIIGAMDSEVETLFARMSAKEKVNINNLIFYKGKLYNKDVVIVKCGIGKVNAALCTQLLILNFKVSKIINTGIAGATGTGLNIYDFVVSTEAVYHDFDTVFFGYKLGQVPGMPEAFVADPALVNAAVSAFEHTDFSNKLKIAKGRIASGDQFISGGEKKNFIISNFHPQCVEMEGCAIAHACYANKVPFVIIRCMSDTADETVKETYSEETASRLSSTFLLEVIKEI, via the coding sequence ATGATTGGAATTATTGGAGCAATGGACAGCGAGGTTGAAACTCTTTTTGCCCGCATGTCTGCAAAAGAAAAAGTTAATATCAACAATCTGATTTTCTACAAAGGAAAATTATATAACAAAGATGTTGTTATCGTAAAATGTGGTATTGGAAAAGTAAACGCTGCTTTATGTACACAGCTTTTAATACTGAATTTTAAAGTTTCAAAAATTATCAATACTGGTATTGCGGGAGCTACTGGTACTGGTCTTAATATTTATGATTTTGTAGTTTCAACAGAAGCAGTTTATCATGATTTTGATACTGTGTTCTTTGGCTATAAACTTGGACAGGTTCCAGGAATGCCGGAAGCTTTCGTTGCAGATCCAGCTCTTGTAAATGCAGCAGTTTCTGCTTTTGAACATACAGATTTTTCTAATAAGTTGAAAATAGCAAAAGGCCGCATTGCTTCTGGTGATCAGTTTATTTCCGGTGGTGAAAAGAAAAACTTTATCATTTCTAACTTCCATCCTCAGTGTGTTGAAATGGAAGGTTGTGCAATTGCACACGCATGCTATGCAAACAAAGTTCCTTTTGTAATCATTAGATGTATGTCTGATACTGCTGACGAAACTGTAAAAGAAACATATTCGGAAGAAACAGCATCACGTCTTAGCAGCACTTTCCTTCTGGAAGTAATTAAAGAAATATAA
- a CDS encoding S-ribosylhomocysteine lyase has translation MEVVQSFTIDHTHLKPGIYISREDKGFTTYDLRITEPNKEPAMGPGAIHSLEHLMATWFRNSEVKDDVVYVGPMGCLTGMYIIMIGKYSVEDMRQLTIRCLEWILTQNEVPATRPEACGNYLLHDLPMCKWESKRYLDRLKNDFHCEYTKLEVKLDDGKVFADA, from the coding sequence ATGGAAGTTGTTCAGAGTTTTACTATTGATCATACACATTTGAAACCTGGTATCTACATTTCTCGCGAAGACAAAGGTTTTACAACTTATGATCTTCGTATCACAGAACCTAATAAAGAACCTGCAATGGGACCTGGAGCAATCCACAGTCTTGAGCATCTTATGGCTACCTGGTTCAGAAATTCTGAAGTAAAGGATGACGTAGTTTACGTTGGTCCTATGGGCTGTCTCACAGGTATGTATATCATCATGATTGGAAAATACTCTGTAGAAGATATGCGTCAGCTTACAATCCGCTGTCTTGAATGGATTCTTACTCAGAATGAAGTTCCTGCGACACGTCCTGAAGCCTGCGGAAATTATCTTCTCCATGATCTTCCTATGTGTAAGTGGGAAAGCAAACGCTATCTTGACCGTTTGAAGAATGATTTCCATTGTGAATATACAAAGCTTGAAGTAAAGCTTGATGATGGAAAAGTTTTTGCAGACGCATAA